A window of Paenibacillus sp. genomic DNA:
CTGGAAGAGATAGTGCAGTGTATGCGTGGAGCGCGGAGCGGTCATGGACGAATTGCTTGCGGTATTTGACTAATTTCCTCTTGCGGCGGTTCGCGCCGGTTTGGTATGATGTTTTTCCGGTTGGATGGAAAACGGTACCAAACCTTCTCGGCTATGGGGGTGTTGCATGCTCTTCGCCACGCTGTTTCGCAAAGCGTACCTCGTCCAACTGCAGTATCGCGGGGCGCACGCGATCCGTTCGGTCACCAGCGTCATTTTCGGCTACATCTACATCTCCATCTGGATCGGCCTCGGCGCCGACCACTCGCTCGGGAAGTACGGCACGGAAGGCATGATCGCCTACATCGCCGCGAACCAAGCGATCCTCGTCACCACCTTGTTCATCACCTACGGTCTAGGCATCGAAACGCTCGTGCGCAGCGGCAACATCGCGGTCGACCTGCTGCGTCCGGTCCATTTGTTCCCGCATCTCGCCTGGAAAGAAGCGGGGAAGATCGTCTACAGCTTCATGTACCGCGCGATTCCGATCTACGCCTTCTTCGCTCTCGTGTTTTCCATCCCGCTGCCCTCCCGTCCCGAGGCTTGGGCGGCCGCCGCTTGTTCCTTGGTCATGGCCAGCTACATCAACATCTGTATCAATTACATGATCGGCGCCGCTTCGCTTTGGTCGGGGGAAGCCCGGTTTTTGTACTGGCTGCATTATGCGGTCGCGATGGTTATATCGGGCTTTTTCCTGCCGATCGAATGGCTGCCGGCGCCGCTTCGAGCGGCGGCCGTTTGGACCCCGTATCCGTACATCCAGTACGCGCCGGTGACGCTGTTT
This region includes:
- a CDS encoding ABC transporter permease yields the protein MLFATLFRKAYLVQLQYRGAHAIRSVTSVIFGYIYISIWIGLGADHSLGKYGTEGMIAYIAANQAILVTTLFITYGLGIETLVRSGNIAVDLLRPVHLFPHLAWKEAGKIVYSFMYRAIPIYAFFALVFSIPLPSRPEAWAAAACSLVMASYINICINYMIGAASLWSGEARFLYWLHYAVAMVISGFFLPIEWLPAPLRAAAVWTPYPYIQYAPVTLFLGTNERPLAALLGALAWCAALTALCYAVTAVVRRKLEVQGG